The DNA sequence ATTTTGTCAGCTATTTTACTTTTAGCAGCCAAAATTCCCAGAGGGATAGAAAGGATAAGGGCAGTAATGGTGGACACAAAAATAAGTGCCAGCGTTTCCATAGTTTCTTTCCATAATCCCATTAAAAATATTAAGCTTAATCCGGCTGCAGTTACCACAGCAATACCTTTTCCGGCTTTCCATAATGCCAGCAGGGTAAAAAAGAGAATGATTACATAAAAAGGAGTGTTTGTTAATACCCATTCAATCCCCATGATAGAGGAGTTTCCTACATGTTTTATAACATCAAATACAGGTTTTCCATTTTCTGTGAGCCAATTGATTGCAGTTTCTACATATTGACCTATATCTATAGTTTTATTCATCTTATTGGTTGTTTGCGATTTCTTTTAATTCAATAATTTCTTCTTCGTTAAACTTGGTCGCTTCTATGACAAGAGATAACTGGGTGACAAGACCTAAAAATTTGTTGTCTTCATCAATCACTGCGATGGCTGATTTACTTCCAGAAATTAACGGCAGCATTTCTTCTACCGTAACTTCAGGATAAACCGAAGGAACATTACTGTTGATAATTGATTCTACAGTTGGTTCTTTCTTTCTGGCAATGCGGACCACATCGTTAAGGGTAACAAAGCCCAGAAATTTATTTTGAAAATCTACCACAGGTAAGTTTTCTAATCCGGTAGCTCTCATTTTTCTTAAAGCTCCTTCCGGACCGTCTTTTCTGAATCTTACCACCGTAGCTTTGTCAAACATCAGAGATCTGGCAGTGATAATTGTTTTACGGTCTACTTTCTCTACGAAAGCTTTCACATAGTCGCTGGCAGGATTGGTTAAAATATCTTCTGCTGTTCCTATTTGTTCTATGACACCATCTTTCATAATGACGATACGGTCCCCGATTTTAATGGCCTCATCCAGGTCATGGGTAATAAAAACAATGGTTTTTTGTAAAGTATTCTGCAGTTCAAGCATCTGATCCTGCATTTCAGATTTTATCAAAGGGTCCAGTGCGGAGAAAGCCTCATCCATAAGCAGTACTTCAGGATCGTTTGCCAAAGCTCTTGCTAATCCAACTCTCTGTTGCATTCCTCCTGAAAGTTGGGAAGGATATTGATTTTCGAAACCATTTAAGCCAACAATATCTAATGCTTTCTGTGCTTTTTCATCGCGGGAAGCTTTACTTTCTCCTCTGATTTCCAGCCCGAAACCTGCATTGTCTAAAATCGTATGATGAGGCAGCAATCCGAATTTCTGAAACACCATACTCATTTCCGTTCTTCTCACTTCCAAAAGTTCCTTGTTGTTTTTACCGGTAATATCATCGTCATTGATGTATACTTTTCCTGAGGTGGGCTCATTCAGTCTGTTTAGACAGCGCAGTAATGTGGATTTTCCACTTCCTGATAGTCCCATGATGACAAAGAATTCTCCTTCATAGATCTCAAAACTGGCTTTATTGATTCCTATGGTGCAGCCTGTTTTTTCAAGAATTTCCTTTTTGGAAAAGCCTTTGTCTAAAAGTTCCTGAGCTTTTTCTTTGTTTTTGCCAAAAATAATAGTCAGATCTTCCACTTTAAGTTTTACTTTTCTACTGTTTTCATTTTTTTCCATATTCAGAATTTTTGAATTAATAAATGATATAAAAAACTGTACACCAATTCATTATATACGTTTAGCTTTAGTTGTTCTGCTGATGAGGTTAGGATAAAATAATTTGCTAAGCTTTTAATGATAAAAGCCTTAACAAAAAAAATAATGCATAAGAACCATGAGGCCTTATGTTTATTTTAAATATTTCAATAGATTATACTCTAGAAAAAGAGTGTATTATGTAAAAAGAAATTAATCTCTTACATAGATTCTACAATTAAATTACTGATGAGGTAATTAAAGATATGTGTACTGAACAACTTGAATGCCTACTTTGCATCAAAATGCAGGCCAGCATAAAAAAACGGTCTACCAATTTTTTATGACGGTGCAAATTTACGAATTTTATATTAAATGAATTTTTGTAACTGTAATGTGTTGATTTTCAATAGTGTTTTTAGATTGAGGTTTCATGACAATTTTCCCTTATCACCAAAGCTAAGAGAAGATTGACATTACCAGGATGATCCGGTCAATTACTTTAGTAATACTGCAATGATTGCTAGTATGGCAGGAAGCGCTTGTACGAAGAATATTTTTTTAGTGGCTGAAATTGCACCGTAAATTCCCGCTACAGCTACACATCCTAAAAAGAATAAAGCTACATTGGTCTGCCATTGCGGATCTTTAATCAAAAAAGACCAGATCAGTCCGGCAGCCAGAAAACCATTGTAAAGCCCCTGATTGGCAGCGAGTCCTTTGGTAGGCTTAAACATTTCTGCAGGTAAAGCAGCTTTGAAAACTTCTTTTCCTTTCGTTTCCCAGGCAAACATTTCCATCCAAAGAATATAAAGGTGTTCCAGTGCTACAACAGCGATCAGAATTTTAGCAACGATTTCCATAATAAATATTTTCTCATTGTAAAACTAAAAAAATAAAGTTAAGTTTGAGTATTAATTTGTACAATGGATCCATTCAAAGCACATTTACATAAATTTATTACCATAACTGATGAAGAATATGCATCTATTGTATCATTTTTCGAGGTATTGGATGTAAAAAAGAAGCAAAATCTGGTGCTGGAAGGAGAGATCTGCCGGACCATGTATTTTGTAGTGAAAGGATGTCTCAGAAAGTTCTTTATCAATGAAAAAGGTGTAGAGCAAACTACAGAATTTGCTATTGAAAACTGGTGGATTACCGATACATTTGCTTACGAAAGACAGATATCAACAGATTTTTCCATACAGGCAGTGGAACATTCTTCTATTCTGGTAATTGATCTTGAGCGCCAGGAAGAATTGTTGAAAAAACATCCCGTAATGGAACGGTATTTCCGTATGGTCTACCAAAGAGCGTATGCCGCTTCAGAGCGTAGAATCCGGTATTTGTATGAAATGTCCAGAGAAGAACTTTATATGCATTTCAGCACATTGTATCCATGGTTTATCCAAAGAATTCCTCAGTATCTTATTGCTTCCTTTTTGAATCTTACACCTGAATATCTGAGTGAAATCAGGGCCAAGTTACGATCTTAAACCAGTTTAAGATTTTTACGGATCATAAACCGGAAATTTGTCATGTTATTAAAAGCCAATACAATGACAGATATCAAAAATCAATTTCCGCAGCTATTTTTAAGACTTGCTCTTGCTGTAACCATGCTTTCTGCAGTGGCAGACCGATTTGGATTTTGGAGCAAAGAAAATTCATCATGGGGAAATATGGAGCGTTTTAAAGAATATACAAGACAGTTGACATTTTTTTTACCGGAAGCCTTAAGTACAGTTTCAGCCTATGCTGCTACCTTTTTAGAAATTCTTTTTTCTTTGATGCTGATCTTTGGATTTAAAACAAAGTTTGCAGCCTATGGAAGCAGTATTCTGCTGTTGATTTTTGCCGTATTCATGACCATTGCTTCAGGACCTAAAGCTCCACTCAACTATTCTGTATGGGTAGGAAGTGCCGCGGCTCTTTTACTGGCGGTTCAGCAACATTATTCTTTAAGTATAGATCAATTAACCAAAAAATAATACATATTATGAGCGCAAGATTAAATATTGCAACAGTAGATTCAGCAGCTTACAAAGCGATGATGGGATTAGAAGGATATTTACAGACCATTTCTTTAACTCACATTCAGAAGGAATTAATTAAAATCAGAGCTTCACAGATTAATAAATGTGCTTTTTGCCTTGATATGCACACCAAAGATGCCATCAAATATGGTGAAACTCTTCAAAGAATTTTTATTCTGAACGGATGGACGGAAGCAAAAGAATTCTTTACAGAAGAAGAGCAGGTACTTTTGGCAATGACAGAGGAAATTACGCTGATCAGCCAAAACGGATTAACTGAAGAGACCTTCCAAAAGGCAAAAAAATTCTTCGATGATAGCCAGATCGCTCAGATCATTATGGCTATTGTAACCATCAATGCATGGAACAGAATTGCAATAAGTACTCATCTTCCGATTGCAAAATAGCTAAGCCCGGGAGCGGAGAGATGAAGATGAAGTCAATGAAGCCTGCATAATTTACGGATATTTACTTTTTATAAAAACGGCCTTTCAAAAACTGAAAGGCCGTTTTAATGTAAAATTCAAAGTGACAATGTAACACAGTTTGGGTATTAATTCTAAAATAAATTCTAAGGCTAGCTTTATTTTTTAACTGGAATTACTTTGTTACTCTGTTTTTTAATTAATAAATCGCCACAGGATTTACATTCACCTGAGTAGAACCTACGTATAATGGCTGTCCCAGTACGAATAGAAATTCCCATACTTTTTGTTTCACCAATGGGCGACTGTCAATCAGTTCCAGGTTATAAATTCCTTTTTTCGCCAGCATAAACTGATTGATGGGGAATTCTTCTTTACTTTTCGGGTTAGGATAGACTTCAGAAGCCCATGTATCACCGCCAAAAGCTACGATTCCCTGATCGGCAAGCCATTTTGCGGCATCCATTCCGATGCCCGGTTCTGTTTCTAAAAACTGTTTGTTGTCTTTACCTATCAATTCAAGCCATCCGGTATTGAAGAGAATGATATCTCCTTTTCTTAGGGTAAGTCCCTGCTTCTTTAAAACGGATTTGATATCTTCTACCGTAAATTCTGTTCCGCCGGGTACTATTGATTTTCCATAATGAGCAGTCATATCAAGGACTACACCACGTGTAACGAATGGCGGTACTTTTTCAACGCCCAGTTTTTTTACGCCTTCTACGGTTACAAAATCAGTCGCTTTATTTCCGTTGTAGTAAGTATTATCAATACCAATGTGCCCGATACCGTTGAGCTGTGTTCCCACTCCGGTCCATCCGTTTACTAACTCGTCATTGAAGGTGAATTTATTAAGGCCTATGCTTTTTCCACCTTGTTCTCCCGGTTGAATATTATATAAACTGAAACTTCTGTGTCTGAAAGCAGGCAGGTTTTTATCAATAGGAACAGCAAGTGCTAATGTTTTGCCTTGTTTTACCAGTCCTAAAGCCTGTTTTACAACTTCAGGTGTTAATAGATTGGCTGCTCCAATCTCATCTTGCGCACCGTAAGCAGAAGGATACCATGATTTGTCTTCCGGATTGACGAGGGTTTGAGCACTTAAACTAATACTGTTAATAGTCAATAGAGTGGCTAACCCGAACATTTTGATCAGATTATTTTTCATTTTTTATAAGGTTTGAGGTTAAAAGAAAGGAAGCTGGAAGAGGGAAGGGGGAAGTTATATTAGTGTGTTATAATTAGCAGGTTTCTATTGCGCTATTCTGCATGTAATAAGAGATTCCTCCTTCGTCGGAATGACAGTTGAAGTTAAATTATAAACCGATCTATTGATTATCCGACATCAATAACTTCCATCTTCCAGCCTTCTTCTTCCAGCTTTATATTATATTTCGCTTAAAGCCGAATTGATGAAGCTCAATTCTTCCTGAGAAAGGTCAATAGACATAGCTTTTGCATTTTCGATGGCTTGCTGGGCATTTCTTGCTCCTGCCAGTACTACTGTGATTGCTGGCTGCAGCGTCGTCCATCTTAGTACCAGTTGAGATAGGCTGGCTCCTTTTTCCTGTGCAAGAGGTTCAATTTTTTCTAAGAAAGTTTTCACTTTATTCAAATCAAACTGGGAGAAATATCCGTTTCTGTGGTCGTTATCTTTTAATTGGTTTTCTTTGAAATATTTACCGGTTAAAAGACCTCTTTCCATAGGACTGTATACGATGATTCCTGAATTGTTTTCCAAAGAATAAGGAACAAGGTCGCTTTCAATGGCACGGTTCAGCATACTGTAAGAAACCTGGTTGCTGGCAAGTTGTAAAGTTCTGTTCGCTTCTTCCATTTGAGCTACGCTATAGTTACTTACCCCTGCAGCACGGATTTTTCCCTGTTGAATCAATAGTTCCATAGCTTCCATAGTCTCACAAATAGGAGTGGTGCTGTCTGGCCAGTGAAGTTGTAAAAGGTCGATATAATCTGTCCCTAATCTTTTTAAGCTTTCTTCAACTTCTTTGATGATGTTTTCTTTAGAAGCCAATTTATAAACAGGAAGAGTCTTTCCTTCGTCTTCTGCATCAAAGAAAAATTCTCCTTTTCCGTTATTGCTTCCGTCCCATACCAATCCGAATTTTGTTAAAAGCTGGATTTTTGAACGGTCTTTTCCTTTGATAGCTTCACCAATCATTTCTTCACTCAGTCCGAAACCATAAAAAGGCGCCGTGTCGATAGAAGTTACTCCGTGATCTAATGATGCATGAATAGAGTTGATAGAATCCTGCTTTTCATTGCCTCCCCACATATTTCCTCCGATAGCAAAGGCTCCGTGTGTGATTGTTGATAATTCTAAATCTGTATTTCCTAATTTTCTGTATTCCATTTTGTTTTAAAATTGTTATGTGTAAACCACCCCGTCAAAAATTCTTTGAATTTTCGCCACCCCTCCAGTGGAGGGGAATTCCCGTCATTTCAATGGTGAGACTTTTAAGAGCTTTTCTGATTTTAAAGAACTTAAAGTCTTTTGTGACTTTTGTGGTTAAAAATGATTTGTTATTTATTTAATTCTTTTAAAATAGCTTCTCCAACGCTCTTTGCAGATTGAGGATTCTGGCCTGTGATCACTCTCTGATCTGTAACTACGTGGTTTTGCCAAAGCCCTGATTTTTCAAATTGTGCGCCTCTTTCTTTCAGTTTGTTTTCCAGTAAGAAAGGAACAACATCTGTTAATTTTACTTCAGCTTCCTCTTCATTGGTAAAAGCATTGATTTTCTTTCCGTCTACAAGGTATTTCCCGTTATTCAGCTTGATATTCACCAATCCTGCCGGTCCGTGGCATACTCCTGCTACAATACCACCGTTTTCGTAGATTTTTGCAGCAATATCAGACAGCTCATTATTGTCTGCAAAATCCCACATTGCTCCGTGTCCTCCTGCATAAAAGATGGTTGAATACTCTTTCGGATTTACCTGTGACGGTGTCATAGAATGATCAATTTTGTTCTTGTATTCTTTGTTTTCCCAGAATTCTTTGTTTACAGGATCTTTCAAATCGAAACCATCTACCGGAGGAGTTCCGCCTTTCGGACTTACAAAGTCAATTTCGTATCCTGCTTTGTGAAGAACTTCCCATGGGTGAGAAACTTCTCCCAAATAATATCCTGTATCTTCACCAGTACTTCCTTTTTTATCGTGGCTGGTTACAACGAATAAGATTTTCTTTTTCATATTTTTTGATTTTTTGGTTTGTGCCTGTACGAATCCTATGGTAAAGACCGCAAGCATTAGAAATGCTAATTTTTTCATGATTAAATAATATTGGTGGTATAAATCTGTGGTTTTTCCTGTAGCTTTTCATCCACTAAAGCCCCGAAAGCCTGGATGTAAGCTTGCTGGTTGTGCTGATCCAGACCTTCTTTACTTTTCCAGACTTCGTAGAAAACAAATTCGTTTTTGTCTTCAATTCCCTGATGAAGGCTGTAAAGCTCACATGCTTCTTCTTTTCTTGTTTCTTTTACCATATTCTGAAGAACTTCCAATACTTCTGCCTGATGTTCTTCTTTGGCTTTTATAATTGCTGTAAGATGAATTTTCATATTAAATAAAATTTTCAATTGAGTTATAGATGGGTTTCCATTCCAGTTCTGCGCTGGCTTTGTCTGCGCTGCATATACTGTTGGATGCAAAACCGAAATAGCCGCCCGCAGGACCGAAATTATCAACGGCATCCTGTATACTTAAAGACTGTGCCGGTTCCAGATTATATTTTTTACTGATGATTTCTGCAATGTTTCTTAAAGATGAAGCACCATTTTCTGCATAATAGATAGAGCCTTCTTTTGCTTTTTCCAAGGCGAGTACATACAGATCTGCCAAATCTTCAATATGTAGGTTAGACCAGATGTTTTCACCTTCTCCAAAATAAACACCGTGCCCTTTTTTTTGAGAAAAATTGACCAATGCCGGAATCTGAATGCTGTCTTTTTTTATTCCCAGACCTTCCCCGTAAACCATGGTGGGAACAATAACGATACTTCTTATATCTTTTTGAACAGACTGAAGAACATAATTGTTGATAAGAACTCTTGATGCCATTTCCAGTCTTGGAGTCAGAGGAAAATCTTCAGTATACACAAAATCACTTCTTTTACCATTTTCTTTACCTCCGAAAATTGCGGATCCGGAAGTAAATATGAACGTCTTATGACTTCCTTCCATTGCTTTGATGAAATTATCCACAGCGTAAGCGTCATCTGCAGAATCAGCATTGTGGATGACTGCATCAACGCTATCAACAGCTGTTTTTATTACATCTTCATTGTGAATATTCCCTACAATGGTTTTTATTCCCAATGACTCCAGTTCCTGTACGTGAGCTTCGTTACGAACTAATCCGGTTACTTCATAATTTCTGTCAAGCAGTTTTTTTGCGATAGTTCCGCCAATATAGCCGGTAATACCTGTGATCAGTATTTTTTTCATGATACTAATTCTGGTTTTAATTCTTTTTCAAATACGTTTCTTACATGTTCTCTGTAAAGTTTCATGTCGCGCTCTACATTGGCATTTTTCTCCACATCATGGAAATGGAAACTTTCCATTTTCTCCAGTGAGACAAAAGCATTCATTCTATGGAAACCAAATAATGGTCCATCATCTACACTTTTTTCACTGAAAAATTCTCCGGGAAGCGTGAAAGCGGTTGCAGGAGCATTCCAGCTTGTGGTCAGCATATATTTTCTTCCGCCAAGCATTCCTCCCGTACCATAGTTGATTTCAGGATTCTCAGCCTTTCTTCCGTCACTCATATAAATTCCTTTTGCATGACCTGCTGTGAAAACTTCATCAATATATTTTTTCAATCCGTTCGGAAGCTGGAACCACCAGATCGGAGTATGGTAAATAATGTAATCTGCCCAGACAAATTTTTGTACTTCTTCATGTTTATCATAATTTTCACTTACATTAGTGATCTTTAC is a window from the Chryseobacterium indologenes genome containing:
- a CDS encoding quaternary amine ABC transporter ATP-binding protein, with amino-acid sequence MEKNENSRKVKLKVEDLTIIFGKNKEKAQELLDKGFSKKEILEKTGCTIGINKASFEIYEGEFFVIMGLSGSGKSTLLRCLNRLNEPTSGKVYINDDDITGKNNKELLEVRRTEMSMVFQKFGLLPHHTILDNAGFGLEIRGESKASRDEKAQKALDIVGLNGFENQYPSQLSGGMQQRVGLARALANDPEVLLMDEAFSALDPLIKSEMQDQMLELQNTLQKTIVFITHDLDEAIKIGDRIVIMKDGVIEQIGTAEDILTNPASDYVKAFVEKVDRKTIITARSLMFDKATVVRFRKDGPEGALRKMRATGLENLPVVDFQNKFLGFVTLNDVVRIARKKEPTVESIINSNVPSVYPEVTVEEMLPLISGSKSAIAVIDEDNKFLGLVTQLSLVIEATKFNEEEIIELKEIANNQ
- a CDS encoding DUF1304 domain-containing protein, producing the protein MEIVAKILIAVVALEHLYILWMEMFAWETKGKEVFKAALPAEMFKPTKGLAANQGLYNGFLAAGLIWSFLIKDPQWQTNVALFFLGCVAVAGIYGAISATKKIFFVQALPAILAIIAVLLK
- a CDS encoding Crp/Fnr family transcriptional regulator yields the protein MDPFKAHLHKFITITDEEYASIVSFFEVLDVKKKQNLVLEGEICRTMYFVVKGCLRKFFINEKGVEQTTEFAIENWWITDTFAYERQISTDFSIQAVEHSSILVIDLERQEELLKKHPVMERYFRMVYQRAYAASERRIRYLYEMSREELYMHFSTLYPWFIQRIPQYLIASFLNLTPEYLSEIRAKLRS
- a CDS encoding DoxX family protein; amino-acid sequence: MTDIKNQFPQLFLRLALAVTMLSAVADRFGFWSKENSSWGNMERFKEYTRQLTFFLPEALSTVSAYAATFLEILFSLMLIFGFKTKFAAYGSSILLLIFAVFMTIASGPKAPLNYSVWVGSAAALLLAVQQHYSLSIDQLTKK
- a CDS encoding carboxymuconolactone decarboxylase family protein gives rise to the protein MSARLNIATVDSAAYKAMMGLEGYLQTISLTHIQKELIKIRASQINKCAFCLDMHTKDAIKYGETLQRIFILNGWTEAKEFFTEEEQVLLAMTEEITLISQNGLTEETFQKAKKFFDDSQIAQIIMAIVTINAWNRIAISTHLPIAK
- a CDS encoding cyclase family protein, translating into MKNNLIKMFGLATLLTINSISLSAQTLVNPEDKSWYPSAYGAQDEIGAANLLTPEVVKQALGLVKQGKTLALAVPIDKNLPAFRHRSFSLYNIQPGEQGGKSIGLNKFTFNDELVNGWTGVGTQLNGIGHIGIDNTYYNGNKATDFVTVEGVKKLGVEKVPPFVTRGVVLDMTAHYGKSIVPGGTEFTVEDIKSVLKKQGLTLRKGDIILFNTGWLELIGKDNKQFLETEPGIGMDAAKWLADQGIVAFGGDTWASEVYPNPKSKEEFPINQFMLAKKGIYNLELIDSRPLVKQKVWEFLFVLGQPLYVGSTQVNVNPVAIY
- a CDS encoding aldo/keto reductase; this translates as MEYRKLGNTDLELSTITHGAFAIGGNMWGGNEKQDSINSIHASLDHGVTSIDTAPFYGFGLSEEMIGEAIKGKDRSKIQLLTKFGLVWDGSNNGKGEFFFDAEDEGKTLPVYKLASKENIIKEVEESLKRLGTDYIDLLQLHWPDSTTPICETMEAMELLIQQGKIRAAGVSNYSVAQMEEANRTLQLASNQVSYSMLNRAIESDLVPYSLENNSGIIVYSPMERGLLTGKYFKENQLKDNDHRNGYFSQFDLNKVKTFLEKIEPLAQEKGASLSQLVLRWTTLQPAITVVLAGARNAQQAIENAKAMSIDLSQEELSFINSALSEI
- a CDS encoding type 1 glutamine amidotransferase domain-containing protein, coding for MKKLAFLMLAVFTIGFVQAQTKKSKNMKKKILFVVTSHDKKGSTGEDTGYYLGEVSHPWEVLHKAGYEIDFVSPKGGTPPVDGFDLKDPVNKEFWENKEYKNKIDHSMTPSQVNPKEYSTIFYAGGHGAMWDFADNNELSDIAAKIYENGGIVAGVCHGPAGLVNIKLNNGKYLVDGKKINAFTNEEEAEVKLTDVVPFLLENKLKERGAQFEKSGLWQNHVVTDQRVITGQNPQSAKSVGEAILKELNK
- a CDS encoding putative quinol monooxygenase, with protein sequence MKIHLTAIIKAKEEHQAEVLEVLQNMVKETRKEEACELYSLHQGIEDKNEFVFYEVWKSKEGLDQHNQQAYIQAFGALVDEKLQEKPQIYTTNII
- a CDS encoding NAD-dependent epimerase/dehydratase family protein, translating into MKKILITGITGYIGGTIAKKLLDRNYEVTGLVRNEAHVQELESLGIKTIVGNIHNEDVIKTAVDSVDAVIHNADSADDAYAVDNFIKAMEGSHKTFIFTSGSAIFGGKENGKRSDFVYTEDFPLTPRLEMASRVLINNYVLQSVQKDIRSIVIVPTMVYGEGLGIKKDSIQIPALVNFSQKKGHGVYFGEGENIWSNLHIEDLADLYVLALEKAKEGSIYYAENGASSLRNIAEIISKKYNLEPAQSLSIQDAVDNFGPAGGYFGFASNSICSADKASAELEWKPIYNSIENFI
- a CDS encoding NAD(P)H-dependent oxidoreductase, which codes for MKKVLIINGGQNFGHSGGKYNQTIAENTLAALKEFDNVEVKITNVSENYDKHEEVQKFVWADYIIYHTPIWWFQLPNGLKKYIDEVFTAGHAKGIYMSDGRKAENPEINYGTGGMLGGRKYMLTTSWNAPATAFTLPGEFFSEKSVDDGPLFGFHRMNAFVSLEKMESFHFHDVEKNANVERDMKLYREHVRNVFEKELKPELVS